Proteins encoded by one window of Aphis gossypii isolate Hap1 chromosome X, ASM2018417v2, whole genome shotgun sequence:
- the LOC114129338 gene encoding free fatty acid receptor 4-like encodes MSLFSTSYLMGNDTAGGWGPRYFFTFYSEFGDEQAESAVEVTVLMVIFAASVVANVYIAWAVLRYRKMRTVTNCFLLNLTVADLLFAISTPALAYVRVRPDWPFGDFVCRLLPYSQFVCGFVLLWTLMLISMDRYRCIVVPPYRSQLTPRRATALTVLTWLIALVVFMPVPFWFHEQAVMGRTAVNVCTLVFPKNDTFKMSIVFTVSVVSLSCILPLSLFVYHYQRIFHKLNKTRQRIENSVSQPSTAVYTASLNSLSSTTNGSTPQVFMRHEEIRYMKHMRVVRVLLINVIAVLVMWLPITVVMCMIYVDGSRDTEDTGYFLRSHHFIMGLLFALLNTVVNPILYGVLSKNFRKCFARLSFISKRRRAMYKELMDDAREGGARRPSKGHYNSTLQPGSLVSVVELPATAVVSSSATNECW; translated from the coding sequence ATGAGTCTATTCAGCACATCGTACCTGATGGGCAACGACACGGCAGGCGGATGGGGTCCCAGGTACTTTTTTACGTTCTATTCAGAGTTCGGTGACGAGCAGGCTGAGTCGGCTGTCGAAGTGACAGTGTTAATGGTGATATTCGCCGCGTCTGTCGTGGCCAACGTGTACATTGCCTGGGCCGTGCTCAGGTACCGGAAGATGCGCACCGTCACCAACTGCTTCTTGCTCAATCTCACCGTAGCCGATCTGCTGTTCGCCATCAGCACGCCAGCGCTGGCCTACGTCCGTGTCCGGCCTGACTGGCCGTTCGGCGATTTTGTGTGCCGGTTATTGCCTTATTCCCAGTTTGTTTGCGGTTTCGTGCTGCTGTGGACGCTGATGCTGATCAGCATGGACCGGTATCGGTGCATCGTAGTGCCGCCCTACCGATCACAGCTAACGCCCCGCCGTGCCACCGCGCTCACCGTGCTCACGTGGCTGATCGCGCTGGTGGTGTTCATGCCAGTACCGTTCTGGTTCCACGAGCAGGCCGTGATGGGCCGCACAGCGGTGAACGTGTGCACGCTGGTGTTCCCCAAGAACGACACTTTCAAAATGTCCATCGTGTTCACCGTGTCTGTAGTATCCTTGTCCTGCATCCTACCGCTGTCGCTATTCGTCTACCACTACCAGAGGATATTTCACAAGTTGAACAAGACCCGACAGAGAATCGAGAACTCGGTCTCGCAACCATCCACCGCCGTCTACACTGCGTCGCTGAACAGTCTGTCGTCGACCACCAACGGTTCTACACCACAGGTTTTTATGCGGCACGAAGAGATTCGGTACATGAAGCACATGCGAGTGGTGCGCGTGCTGCTGATCAACGTGATCGCAGTGCTGGTAATGTGGCTGCCGATCACCGTCGTGATGTGCATGATCTACGTGGACGGAAGCCGGGACACGGAGGACACGGGTTACTTTCTGCGGTCTCATCACTTCATCATGGGCCTGCTGTTCGCGCTGCTCAACACCGTCGTCAACCCCATCCTGTACGGCGTGCTGTCCAAGAACTTTCGCAAGTGTTTCGCCCGGCTGTCGTTCATATCGAAGCGCCGGCGGGCCATGTACAAGGAACTAATGGACGACGCCAGAGAGGGCGGCGCCCGTAGGCCCAGCAAAGGTCACTACAACTCGACCCTGCAACCGGGAAGTTTGGTGTCCGTGGTTGAGCTTCCGGCCACCGCGGTCGTGTCGTCGTCCGCCACCAACGAGTGTTGGTGA